A genome region from Purpureocillium takamizusanense chromosome 8, complete sequence includes the following:
- the SKY1 gene encoding Non-specific serine/threonine protein kinase (COG:T~EggNog:ENOG503NV4H) gives MAHSPSSSSVDDPADNTADEEDSEDYCKGGYHPVQIGEKFKDGKYTVVRKLGWGHFSTVWLSRDNNNGKHVALKVVRSAAHYTETAIDEIKLLNKIVQAKPDHPGRKHVVSLLDSFEHKGPNGTHVCMVFEVLGENLLGLIKRWNHRGIPMALVKQITKQVLLGLDYLHRECGIIHTDLKPENVLIEIGDVEQIVKKVVKNEPGDKENNRNGRRRRRTLITGSQPLPSPLNATFNQNNLFPSSGSQPSLAGVLNEGTTSTKESSPKSGDESQKQREKSADILSREVSGISLDKSSSSSASTGDKRKAEDPHAFDVISVKIADLGNACWTNHHFTNDIQTRQYRSPEVILGSKWGASTDVWSMACMVFELITGDYLFDPQSGTKYGKDDDHIAQIIELLGPFPRSLCLSGKWSQEIFNRKGELRNIHRLRHWALPDVLREKYHFKEDEAKRISTFLTPMLELVPEKRANAGGMAGHGWLEDTPGMKGLRIEGLEVGGRGEGIDGWATEVRKR, from the exons ATGGCCCAttcgccgtcatcgtcgtcggtcgacgACCCCGCCGACaacacggccgacgaggaggattCCGAGGACTATTGCAAGGGCGGCTACCACCCCGTCCAAATTGGCGAAAAGTTCAAGGATGGCAAGTACACGGTCGTGCGCAAGCTCGGATGGGGTCACTTTTCCACCGTCTGGCTCTCCcgcgacaacaacaacggcaaGCACGTCGCCCTCAAGGTcgtccgctccgccgcccactACACCGAGACCGCCATCGATGAGATTAAGCTCCTCAACAAGATCGTCCAGGCCAAACCCGACCATCCCGGCCGCAAGCACGTCGTCAGCCTCCTCGACTCTTTCGAGCACAAGGGCCCCAACGGCACCCACGTCTGCATGGTCTTTGAGGTTCTCGGCGAGAACCTCCTAGGCCTTATTAAGCGCTGGAACCACCGCGGCATACCCATGGCACTTGTTAAGCAGATCACCAAGCAGGTcctgctcggccttgacTACCTCCATCGCGAGTGCGGCATCATCCACACCGACCTGAAGCCCGAAAACGTCCTCATTGAGATCGGCGACGTCGAACAGATCGTAAAGAAGGTGGTCAAGAACGAGCCGGGGGATAAGGAAAACAACCGCAACGGCCGCCGGAGACGGCGGACCCTCATTACCGGCAGCCAGCCCCTGCCGTCTCCCCTCAACGCCACCTTCAACCAGAACAACCTCTTCCCATCCTCGGgctcccagcccagcctcgCAGGAGTCCTTAACGAGG gcaccaccagcacaaAGGAATCATCACCCAAGTCTGGCGACGAATCGCAGAAGCAGCGCGAGAAGTCCGC CGACATCCTCTCGCGCGAAGTATCCGGCATCTCGCTCGACAAGTCTAGtagctcctcggcctcgacgggtGACAAGCGCAAGGCTGAAGATCCGCACGCCTTTGACGTTATCAGCGTCAAGATTGCCGATCTTGGCAACGCGTGCTGGACGAACCATCACTTTACAAACGACATCCAGACGAGGCAGTATCGGTCCCCCGAAGTCATTCTCGGCTCCAAGTGGGGCGCCAGTACGGACGTCTGGAGCATGGCCTGCATG GTGTTTGAGCTCATCACCGGCGACTACCTCTTCGACCCGCAGTCGGGCACAAAGtacggcaaggacgacgatCACATTGCCCAGATCATCGAGCTTCTCGGCCCGTTCCCCCGATCGCTATGCCTAAGCGGCAAGTGGAGCCAGGAGATTTTCAACCGCAAGGGCGAGCTGCGTAACATACACCGACTGCGACACTGGGCCCTGCCCGACGTCTTGCGAGAAAAATACCACTTtaaggaggacgaggccaagcGCATCTCCACCTTTTTGACGCCGATGCTCGAGCTGGTGCCGGAGAAGCGGGCCAACGCGGGAGGCATGGCCGGGCACGGCTGGCTCGAGGACACGCCAGGCATGAAGGGCTTGCGAATCGAGGGCCTCGAAGTTGGCGGTCGGGGagagggcatcgacggctGGGCGACGGAAGTGAGGAAACGATAA